A region from the Geobacter benzoatilyticus genome encodes:
- a CDS encoding DUF116 domain-containing protein, which produces MSNKPPQKRLFIFLMGVTCLLIVGFIFLFWWIPTKGLANIHPSLPRITAILFGGLSLVALLGSLVVVLTSALGKDIFLTRILRGVVIKFLLPAIELIGRAFGIPTDTIRQSFIAMNNSLVLSQRYNIKPDRILILLPHCLQLFECEIKVTGNINKCVRCGRCDIMGLADLAQKYNINISVATGGTLARKVIIEKRPQIVLAVACERDLTSGIKDCYPLPVIGILNDRPFGPCFNTKVDVEKIDQALKSVIS; this is translated from the coding sequence ATGTCCAACAAACCGCCACAGAAACGTCTCTTCATATTTCTTATGGGGGTCACGTGCCTCTTGATTGTTGGTTTCATCTTCCTTTTCTGGTGGATACCAACCAAAGGTCTTGCCAACATACATCCGAGCCTCCCCCGCATAACAGCTATCCTGTTCGGCGGACTTTCTCTCGTCGCCCTTCTCGGCTCACTTGTTGTCGTACTGACTTCAGCGCTCGGAAAAGATATCTTCTTAACTCGCATTCTTCGCGGCGTTGTTATCAAGTTTCTTCTTCCCGCCATTGAACTCATTGGCCGTGCCTTCGGCATACCTACTGACACCATCCGGCAATCATTCATCGCAATGAATAACAGTCTTGTTCTTTCCCAGCGCTACAACATCAAGCCGGATAGAATTTTGATACTTCTGCCACATTGCCTGCAACTTTTTGAATGCGAAATAAAAGTCACCGGAAACATAAATAAATGCGTCAGATGTGGTCGATGCGACATAATGGGGCTTGCTGACCTGGCTCAAAAGTATAATATCAATATCTCTGTCGCCACAGGTGGAACCCTGGCACGCAAAGTTATCATTGAAAAGAGACCCCAAATCGTTCTTGCCGTTGCATGCGAACGGGACCTTACCTCGGGCATTAAGGATTGCTACCCTTTACCTGTCATTGGTATTCTCAATGATCGCCCATTCGGCCCCTGCTTCAACACAAAAGTCGATGTAGAAAAAATTGACCAGGCTTTAAAGTCTGTAATCTCCTAA
- a CDS encoding NADH-quinone oxidoreductase subunit M: MSQFPLISVMTFLPLLGVVLLFFVPKQSHSAQRGLALLVSLATFVVSLPLVTGFQSNAEFQFIEKVPWISAGPFEMNYHVAIDGISLWLVILTTFIMPIAILSTWTAVENKVKEYMICLLLLEVGMLGAFVSLDLFLFYIFWEVMLIPMYFIIGIWGGKNKIYAAVKFFIYTMVGSLLMLVALILLYFKAGAGDFTVLRFYELSLDPVTQTWMFLAFALAFAIKVPMFPLHTWLPDAHTEAPTAGSVILAAVLLKMGTYGFVRFAIPLFPDATAQFTPLFAVLSVIGIIYAALVAMVQEDVKKLVAYSSVAHLGYVMLGVFALNVEGLSGGMLQMLNHGVSTGALFLIVGFIYERRHTRLITDFGGLAKQMPVFATIFMIVTLSSIGLPGTNGFVGEFLILTGAFESELRWFAVIAASGVILSAVYMLWMYQRVMFGELTNPKNQTLSDLNAREIAIMLPLLVLVFVMGVYPTPFINKMNPSLEKLVVHVKSKQTAKAQIPQIPAPQALPAAVLPVEHK, from the coding sequence ATGAGTCAGTTTCCGTTAATCAGCGTGATGACCTTTCTTCCACTTCTGGGGGTCGTGCTGCTCTTCTTCGTTCCCAAACAGAGCCATTCGGCGCAGCGAGGGCTCGCACTGCTTGTTTCGCTTGCGACGTTTGTAGTGTCACTTCCTTTAGTGACCGGCTTCCAGAGCAATGCCGAATTTCAGTTTATTGAGAAAGTGCCCTGGATCTCTGCAGGACCATTCGAGATGAACTATCACGTGGCCATTGACGGGATCAGCCTCTGGTTGGTTATATTGACAACCTTTATCATGCCGATAGCCATCCTTTCTACTTGGACTGCAGTGGAGAATAAGGTCAAGGAGTATATGATCTGTCTGCTGCTTCTGGAAGTTGGCATGTTGGGTGCGTTTGTTTCCCTGGATCTTTTTCTCTTCTACATCTTCTGGGAAGTGATGCTTATCCCTATGTACTTCATTATCGGTATATGGGGTGGGAAAAATAAGATTTACGCAGCTGTCAAGTTCTTCATTTATACGATGGTTGGTTCGCTGCTGATGCTGGTTGCTCTGATCCTGCTTTATTTCAAGGCTGGAGCTGGCGACTTCACAGTGCTTCGTTTCTATGAACTTTCACTTGATCCTGTAACTCAGACTTGGATGTTCCTTGCATTTGCTCTTGCATTTGCCATTAAGGTTCCGATGTTCCCCTTGCACACCTGGTTGCCGGATGCCCATACAGAAGCTCCGACAGCAGGTTCAGTTATTCTTGCTGCTGTTCTCCTTAAGATGGGTACGTACGGTTTTGTCCGCTTTGCCATACCGCTCTTCCCTGATGCCACAGCGCAATTCACTCCTCTTTTTGCTGTGCTTTCAGTGATAGGAATTATCTATGCGGCTCTCGTTGCCATGGTTCAGGAGGATGTCAAGAAGCTTGTTGCGTACTCATCTGTTGCTCACCTCGGTTATGTTATGTTGGGTGTCTTCGCTCTGAACGTAGAAGGTCTTTCAGGCGGAATGCTCCAAATGCTCAACCATGGTGTATCGACTGGTGCACTGTTCCTTATAGTAGGCTTTATTTATGAGCGCCGGCATACTCGCCTAATAACTGACTTTGGTGGACTTGCCAAGCAAATGCCGGTTTTTGCTACAATATTTATGATCGTAACGCTCTCATCTATAGGGCTTCCCGGTACAAATGGTTTCGTAGGAGAATTCCTTATACTCACAGGTGCATTTGAGAGTGAACTTCGCTGGTTTGCGGTTATTGCTGCAAGTGGGGTTATTCTCTCTGCGGTTTACATGCTCTGGATGTATCAGCGTGTAATGTTTGGTGAACTTACCAATCCTAAGAACCAGACTTTGAGTGACCTCAATGCTCGAGAAATAGCAATAATGCTTCCATTACTTGTGCTTGTCTTTGTAATGGGTGTATATCCGACTCCATTTATCAATAAGATGAACCCTTCTCTTGAGAAGCTGGTTGTACATGTCAAGTCTAAGCAAACTGCTAAGGCTCAGATTCCTCAGATCCCGGCACCGCAGGCTCTTCCTGCAGCCGTGCTGCCTGTCGAGCACAAGTAA
- the fmt gene encoding methionyl-tRNA formyltransferase: protein MSGLRIIFMGTPDFACPILAKLIERGDNILAVVTQPDRPKGRGQKLLPPPVKVLAEEHDIPVLQPPKVRAPEFIAQIRELNPDLMVVVAFGQILPQSLLDIPKHGCINIHASLLPRYRGAAPINWCLVNGESETGITTMQMDAGLDTGDMLIKRVIPIGPDEDAQSLHDRLSLLGAETIDETLDRLVNGTLSPEKQDDSLSCYAPILKKEDGLIDWNKNPVQIKNLVRGLTPWPGAYTTIGEKTLKLYKVSVADGNATPGEIISVGKSGITVACGSGSIRIEELQLEGRKRLTAVDFLAGYRLDQGSRLGDPPEDC from the coding sequence ATGTCCGGACTGCGCATCATCTTCATGGGTACCCCAGACTTTGCCTGCCCGATACTTGCAAAACTTATCGAACGCGGAGATAACATACTGGCGGTTGTGACGCAGCCTGACCGTCCCAAGGGACGCGGACAGAAGCTCCTTCCCCCACCGGTCAAGGTCCTTGCCGAAGAGCATGACATCCCTGTACTTCAGCCACCAAAAGTACGAGCCCCCGAATTTATCGCCCAAATCCGGGAATTGAACCCCGACCTGATGGTTGTTGTCGCCTTTGGCCAGATACTCCCCCAGAGCCTTCTCGACATCCCAAAGCATGGCTGCATAAATATTCATGCATCTCTGCTCCCACGCTATCGCGGAGCCGCTCCCATCAACTGGTGCCTTGTCAATGGAGAAAGCGAAACCGGCATAACCACCATGCAAATGGATGCAGGCCTTGACACGGGAGACATGCTCATTAAACGAGTTATCCCCATCGGACCCGACGAAGATGCTCAATCGCTCCATGACCGCCTTTCGCTTTTAGGTGCCGAAACCATTGACGAAACTCTTGACAGACTTGTCAACGGCACGCTTAGCCCCGAAAAGCAGGACGACTCCCTCAGCTGCTATGCACCGATTCTGAAAAAGGAAGACGGACTCATTGACTGGAACAAGAACCCTGTTCAGATAAAAAACCTCGTACGAGGCCTTACTCCTTGGCCCGGTGCATACACCACCATCGGCGAAAAAACCTTGAAACTCTACAAAGTCTCGGTTGCCGATGGAAACGCCACACCAGGCGAGATAATCTCCGTCGGGAAGAGCGGAATAACCGTTGCCTGCGGCTCGGGAAGCATTAGGATTGAAGAACTGCAGCTTGAAGGGAGAAAACGTCTTACTGCGGTAGACTTCCTCGCTGGTTATCGCCTGGACCAGGGGAGCCGCCTTGGCGATCCTCCCGAGGATTGCTAA
- the nuoL gene encoding NADH-quinone oxidoreductase subunit L, translating to MFEYVWLIPLFPLIGVVINGLFGKKIKNETVIGGIGALMVFGSFLVSCGILMELLSKPAEERFFEKVLFTWIKSGNFTADIGFLIDPLSTLMIMVVTGVGFLIHVYSIGYMHGEEGFYRYFTYLNLFMFSMLLLVLGNNLLLMFVGWEGVGLCSYLLIGYYFHKKSAGDAGKKAFVMNRVGDFGFLVGTFTLFWYFGQNHNVWTINFRVLGDNAHLLPLGGVVTVITLCFFLGATGKSAQLPLYTWLPDAMEGPTPVSALIHAATMVTAGVYMIGRMNFLFIRSHETMMVIAIVGAATAIFAATIGTAQNDIKRVLAYSTVSQLGFMFLGMGVGAFTAGIFHLMTHAFFKACLFLGSGSVIHAMHHALHHIHSHDDAQDMRNMGGLKKVMPITFLTFLVSTIAIAGIPGFSGFFSKDEILWQAFANPHHGELNMILWGIGAIAAGFTAFYMFRLVFMTFFGECRIKEGAKSHLHESPFVITFPLMVLGVLAVVGGYVGIPKLIGDVLGGIPNYLEHYLEPVFKSSNEFVALQIQHGGAHHHSLVLEWGLMGGSVVIALIGISIAFVLYVVSPSIPAKFTAAFPALHRAVYNKWYVDELYDFLFVNPCKALGNALWKGFDVLVVDGIVNGVATVVKGFGNALRNIQTGYVHNYALGMTLGTVVIVAFYLFR from the coding sequence ATGTTTGAGTACGTATGGCTGATACCACTGTTCCCACTGATCGGCGTCGTCATAAACGGTCTTTTCGGGAAAAAGATCAAGAATGAGACGGTGATCGGCGGAATCGGTGCACTCATGGTGTTCGGCTCGTTCCTCGTGTCATGCGGCATCCTGATGGAGCTCCTTTCAAAACCTGCTGAAGAGCGGTTTTTTGAGAAGGTGCTTTTTACATGGATTAAGTCAGGCAACTTTACGGCCGACATCGGATTCCTGATAGATCCTCTGTCCACGCTTATGATTATGGTTGTGACAGGTGTCGGCTTCTTGATTCATGTATACTCAATAGGTTATATGCATGGCGAAGAGGGATTTTATAGATATTTCACATATCTGAACCTCTTCATGTTCAGCATGCTTCTTCTGGTTCTGGGAAACAACCTGTTGCTCATGTTTGTAGGGTGGGAAGGCGTAGGTTTGTGTTCTTATCTTCTCATCGGATACTATTTCCATAAAAAATCAGCAGGTGATGCCGGCAAAAAAGCGTTCGTCATGAACCGTGTTGGCGACTTCGGTTTCCTTGTTGGTACCTTCACACTCTTTTGGTACTTCGGGCAAAACCATAATGTCTGGACGATAAATTTCAGAGTACTTGGTGACAATGCGCATCTTCTGCCTCTTGGAGGAGTTGTAACTGTAATTACGCTTTGCTTCTTTCTCGGTGCAACAGGTAAGTCCGCACAGTTGCCGCTTTACACATGGCTTCCTGATGCCATGGAAGGTCCGACTCCCGTTTCCGCTCTTATCCATGCTGCAACGATGGTTACTGCTGGCGTTTACATGATTGGCAGGATGAATTTTCTCTTCATCCGGTCCCATGAGACAATGATGGTCATTGCAATAGTCGGTGCTGCAACTGCAATTTTTGCAGCAACAATCGGCACTGCTCAAAATGACATTAAAAGGGTTTTGGCATATTCAACCGTATCTCAGCTTGGGTTCATGTTTTTAGGGATGGGAGTAGGGGCTTTTACTGCCGGTATATTCCATCTTATGACACACGCATTCTTTAAGGCTTGCCTCTTCCTTGGCTCTGGTTCAGTCATTCATGCAATGCACCATGCATTGCATCACATACATTCCCATGATGATGCTCAAGATATGAGAAACATGGGTGGACTGAAGAAGGTCATGCCGATTACTTTCTTGACCTTCCTTGTTTCAACTATTGCAATTGCAGGCATACCTGGTTTTTCGGGCTTCTTCTCCAAGGACGAGATTCTCTGGCAGGCATTTGCCAACCCTCATCATGGTGAATTGAACATGATTCTGTGGGGGATCGGCGCAATTGCCGCTGGTTTCACGGCGTTTTATATGTTCCGCTTAGTTTTCATGACTTTCTTTGGGGAGTGTCGGATTAAAGAAGGAGCAAAGAGTCACCTCCATGAATCTCCTTTTGTCATTACTTTCCCTTTGATGGTGCTTGGTGTCCTTGCGGTTGTTGGTGGTTATGTTGGGATACCGAAACTTATTGGCGATGTGCTGGGCGGAATACCTAATTATCTTGAGCACTATCTTGAGCCAGTATTTAAAAGCTCGAACGAATTCGTTGCTCTCCAAATTCAGCATGGTGGTGCACATCATCATAGTTTGGTGCTTGAGTGGGGACTTATGGGCGGATCTGTTGTTATAGCCCTTATCGGCATCTCAATAGCTTTCGTACTGTATGTAGTATCGCCTTCGATACCCGCTAAATTTACTGCAGCGTTTCCTGCACTACATAGGGCCGTATACAATAAGTGGTACGTTGATGAACTTTATGACTTCTTGTTTGTAAACCCCTGTAAAGCGCTTGGCAATGCACTATGGAAGGGTTTCGATGTTCTTGTGGTTGATGGAATTGTCAACGGTGTTGCTACGGTTGTCAAAGGTTTCGGTAATGCATTGAGAAACATTCAAACCGGTTATGTACATAACTATGCCCTTGGCATGACTTTGGGTACGGTTGTTATCGTGGCATTCTATCTTTTCCGCTAA
- the nuoK gene encoding NADH-quinone oxidoreductase subunit NuoK has product MVPLHSYLILSAILFSIGTIGVLIRRNAIVIFMCVEMMLNAVNLTFIALSKHLGSIDGQVFVFFVMTVAAAEAAVGLALMIAFYKNRESIDVEDVNLMKL; this is encoded by the coding sequence ATGGTACCTTTGCATAGCTATCTGATATTAAGCGCAATACTGTTCTCAATTGGCACAATTGGTGTTCTTATTAGAAGGAATGCAATCGTCATCTTTATGTGTGTTGAGATGATGTTGAATGCTGTAAACTTAACTTTTATTGCTTTGTCGAAGCACCTTGGCAGCATTGATGGACAAGTATTTGTCTTTTTTGTAATGACTGTAGCTGCAGCAGAAGCAGCTGTGGGACTTGCCCTGATGATTGCCTTCTATAAAAATCGTGAGTCAATTGATGTTGAAGACGTCAACCTCATGAAGCTTTAG
- the nuoH gene encoding NADH-quinone oxidoreductase subunit NuoH, which translates to MGYEILGLPMAYYIAMVLKVLVVFVFVLLTVAYATYAERKIIGHMQVRLGPMRTGWHGLLQPIADGVKLFFKEEIIPTNADKFAYLIAPLVALIPAFIGFAVIPFGETIEVAGQKIPLQIAAYYDTATGQVVDLNVGVLYILALASVGVYGIVLAGWASNSKYSLLGGLRSSAQMISYELAAGLAIVSVFMLSESLSLQKIVADQANGAWYAFKQPIAFILFFICSIAEINRTPFDLPEAESELVSGFCTEYSSMKYAMFFMAEYANMVTVCAVTTTLFLGGWHGPTFLPGWIWFIAKVYFLIFTCMWIRATFPRYRYDQLMRLGWKVFLPLTLLNIVVTGIVIAL; encoded by the coding sequence ATGGGATACGAAATATTGGGATTGCCGATGGCATATTACATCGCCATGGTGCTCAAGGTACTCGTGGTGTTTGTCTTCGTACTGCTTACAGTGGCATATGCAACTTATGCAGAACGTAAGATCATAGGCCACATGCAGGTGCGCCTGGGGCCTATGCGTACTGGGTGGCACGGTCTCCTGCAGCCTATTGCGGATGGCGTTAAGCTTTTCTTTAAAGAAGAGATTATCCCGACCAATGCTGACAAGTTTGCTTATTTGATAGCTCCACTTGTTGCACTAATACCGGCATTTATAGGCTTTGCTGTCATTCCGTTCGGTGAGACAATCGAAGTTGCCGGGCAGAAAATCCCTTTGCAAATCGCTGCATATTATGACACTGCAACTGGTCAAGTGGTTGATCTTAATGTCGGTGTGCTTTATATCCTGGCGTTAGCTTCTGTGGGTGTATACGGTATTGTTTTGGCAGGTTGGGCATCAAATAGTAAATATTCTCTCCTCGGTGGACTCCGCTCTTCTGCGCAGATGATTTCGTATGAATTGGCAGCTGGTCTGGCCATTGTCTCGGTCTTCATGCTGTCAGAATCACTGTCATTACAGAAAATAGTTGCAGATCAAGCTAATGGTGCTTGGTATGCCTTCAAGCAACCCATTGCGTTCATTCTTTTCTTCATATGCTCGATTGCCGAAATTAACCGGACTCCGTTCGACCTCCCTGAAGCGGAATCTGAGCTTGTATCGGGTTTCTGTACTGAATATTCAAGTATGAAGTATGCGATGTTCTTCATGGCTGAGTATGCGAACATGGTTACAGTATGCGCAGTAACAACAACTCTCTTTCTCGGTGGGTGGCATGGGCCTACCTTCCTTCCAGGATGGATATGGTTTATTGCAAAGGTATATTTCCTGATATTCACTTGCATGTGGATTAGAGCAACCTTTCCCCGTTACCGTTACGACCAGCTTATGCGTCTTGGCTGGAAGGTGTTTCTACCCCTCACACTTCTAAATATTGTTGTTACGGGTATAGTAATCGCACTCTAG
- a CDS encoding NADH-quinone oxidoreductase subunit J, whose protein sequence is METFFFMIVAAVAVLASILVITCKNPINSALSLILTFFCLATLYVTLDAPFMAAIQVLVYAGAIMVLIVFVIMLLNVRTESGRRTSHSVLFGSLIGLFTLFQLFYLFNRGSLTGSKGVIDSELVNRVGHTELIANALYTDFLLPFEITSILLLVAIIGAVILTKKKI, encoded by the coding sequence ATGGAAACGTTCTTCTTCATGATCGTGGCAGCAGTAGCTGTCCTGGCCAGTATCCTGGTCATTACCTGCAAGAACCCGATCAACAGTGCGCTCTCTCTGATTTTGACTTTCTTCTGCCTGGCAACTCTATACGTGACGCTAGATGCTCCGTTTATGGCTGCTATCCAGGTGTTAGTCTACGCAGGGGCAATCATGGTTTTGATTGTGTTTGTCATCATGCTCCTAAACGTACGTACTGAATCAGGGCGAAGAACTTCACACAGTGTCCTGTTCGGGAGCTTGATAGGTTTGTTCACACTGTTTCAACTGTTCTATTTGTTCAACAGAGGTTCACTGACCGGATCAAAGGGTGTGATTGATTCGGAATTGGTTAACAGGGTTGGTCACACAGAGTTAATAGCGAATGCTTTATACACTGACTTCCTTCTGCCTTTCGAGATAACATCTATACTGCTTCTTGTGGCTATTATTGGTGCAGTAATTTTAACAAAAAAGAAAATCTAA
- the nuoI gene encoding NADH-quinone oxidoreductase subunit NuoI, translating to MIVPLLKGLKITLSHLFKKTITLRYPDERPVIASNFRGLHALKVSHDRAKCVACYLCPTVCPAKCITVEAGEDQNHDKYAARYEIELLRCIFCGFCVEACPVDALKMTEQFELANYNREDFLFVKERLLEKK from the coding sequence ATGATTGTGCCGCTGCTTAAAGGTCTGAAAATTACGCTTAGTCATCTTTTCAAGAAGACAATAACGCTTCGTTATCCGGATGAAAGGCCAGTTATTGCCTCAAATTTCCGGGGACTGCATGCGCTTAAAGTCTCTCATGATCGCGCCAAGTGTGTTGCATGTTACTTGTGTCCGACAGTATGTCCGGCGAAGTGCATCACTGTTGAGGCTGGCGAAGACCAGAATCATGACAAATATGCAGCGCGGTATGAAATTGAATTACTTCGCTGTATATTCTGCGGTTTTTGCGTTGAAGCCTGCCCTGTTGATGCATTGAAAATGACAGAACAGTTTGAATTGGCGAATTACAATAGAGAAGATTTCCTATTCGTTAAAGAGAGACTTTTAGAAAAGAAATAA
- a CDS encoding NADH-quinone oxidoreductase subunit N translates to METIVIPTINFAPIMPEVILSIFGMALLLVNVFVKSEHKAYLGYLSLIGIVIAGFTLIGGWGSNLMSFNDSVVMDNFSIFFKGIFLLTVAMTILISDQYFKREECNSGELYPLLLFATVGMMLMASGTDLMTIFLGLEVLSVSLYILAGFNRANIKSNEAGLKYFLLGAFSTGFLLYGMALTYGATGTTRVVKIAEYVTQNSSVAQNPLFIIGMLLMAVGFSFKIAAAPFHMWTPDVYEGAPTPMTAFMSAGPKAAGFAAFLRVVLIAFPALKADWSDLLWVLAVLTMTVGNLIALNQDNIKRMLAYSSIAHAGYALVGFASGSAEGTAGILFYMLSYTFMNIGAFAIIVLVGKKGEANTNVMDYAGFGTKHPILALAMAVFLFSLAGIPPTAGFIGKFYLFAAAVKSGYVWLAIIGVLNSAASVYYYLRVMVYMYMKDPVEEFDWMKITPAVAICIIIAVIGVLLPGVVPAFLLDLAQQAALL, encoded by the coding sequence ATGGAAACAATTGTAATCCCAACCATTAATTTTGCGCCAATCATGCCAGAGGTTATACTTTCAATCTTCGGTATGGCGCTGCTCCTCGTAAATGTATTCGTTAAGAGTGAGCACAAAGCCTATTTGGGCTACCTGAGCCTCATAGGGATAGTGATAGCAGGATTCACGCTTATCGGTGGATGGGGAAGCAACCTGATGTCGTTTAACGACTCAGTGGTTATGGATAATTTCTCTATCTTTTTTAAGGGAATTTTCCTGTTAACGGTTGCAATGACCATCCTCATATCCGATCAATATTTTAAGCGTGAGGAGTGCAATTCAGGAGAACTTTATCCACTTCTCCTTTTCGCCACGGTCGGTATGATGCTTATGGCATCTGGGACCGACTTAATGACAATCTTCCTTGGGTTAGAGGTCCTTTCAGTTTCCCTTTACATACTCGCTGGTTTCAATAGAGCGAATATCAAATCTAACGAAGCCGGACTTAAGTATTTCCTTTTAGGAGCATTTTCAACTGGTTTTCTTCTCTACGGAATGGCGTTAACATATGGTGCGACAGGTACAACGCGTGTTGTTAAAATTGCTGAGTATGTAACTCAAAACTCTTCAGTTGCACAAAACCCCCTGTTTATTATTGGTATGTTGTTGATGGCAGTTGGTTTTAGCTTCAAAATAGCAGCAGCTCCTTTCCATATGTGGACTCCTGATGTTTATGAAGGTGCTCCGACACCGATGACTGCTTTCATGTCCGCAGGCCCAAAGGCCGCAGGATTTGCAGCCTTCTTACGAGTTGTCTTAATTGCGTTCCCTGCCCTCAAAGCTGATTGGTCTGACCTTTTGTGGGTATTAGCAGTACTTACCATGACGGTTGGTAACCTTATTGCGCTTAATCAGGACAATATAAAGAGAATGCTGGCTTACTCTTCAATTGCTCATGCTGGTTATGCTCTTGTTGGTTTTGCTTCTGGCAGTGCAGAAGGTACGGCGGGCATTCTGTTCTATATGCTTTCCTATACTTTCATGAACATTGGTGCGTTTGCGATTATCGTTCTTGTTGGCAAGAAGGGTGAAGCCAATACAAATGTTATGGATTATGCAGGATTTGGCACCAAGCACCCAATTCTTGCTTTAGCTATGGCTGTATTCCTCTTTTCATTGGCAGGTATTCCCCCGACTGCTGGATTTATAGGGAAATTCTATCTTTTTGCTGCTGCTGTGAAGTCTGGATATGTTTGGCTGGCCATTATTGGTGTGCTGAACAGCGCAGCATCAGTGTACTATTATCTTCGCGTAATGGTTTATATGTACATGAAGGATCCGGTCGAGGAGTTTGACTGGATGAAGATTACACCTGCAGTCGCCATTTGTATTATCATTGCGGTAATTGGCGTTCTGCTCCCAGGGGTAGTTCCCGCATTCCTGCTTGACCTTGCGCAGCAAGCGGCACTGCTTTAG